In Streptomyces sclerotialus, the DNA window GGCGAAGGCCCGTCCTACGCCACGGCGCTGCACTTCACGGGCGACACCGCGCAGGCCGCGCCCGGCGCGCTGCCGGTGCCCGTGCTGCCGCCCGCCGCCGGCGCCCTCGCGGCCTGGGCGAAGCTGCTCTCCGGTACGGGCGCGGGACAGGTGCCCGCCGCCGTCGGCTGGCTCCGTGCCGACCAGCCGCCGGCCCCCGCGCCCCGCCCCCGCGACCCGCTGCCCGCCGCCGAGGTCGTCGCGCGCTTCCGGCGCGCTGCCTCGCCCGGCGCCGCGCAGCTCGCCGTCTACCTGGCGGCGGCGCCGCTGTGCCTGCCGGTGATGCAGCTGGTGCAGCGCACGATGCTGCCCGGCACCGGACCTGCGGAGCTGTCCGAGGTGCTGCTCGGGGGGCTGCTGACCCGGACGGACGGCGAGTCGATGGCCGGCGGCCCCTGGTACGAGTTCGTCAAGGGCGTGCAGGAGGTGCTGCTCGGGCCGCTGGGCAGGGACGAGGCGCTGCTGGTGCTCAAGCACTGCTCCGCGTACGTGGAGCAACGGTTCGGCAAGGGCGGCCCGAACTTCCCCGCGCTCGCCATCGCCCAGCTCACCGGCGACCGGGCGGCGGACGCCGTGGAGTCGGTGGCGCGGCTGCGCACCCACCCGCTGCCCGACGGGCCCGGCGTGCGCGCGCCGCAGCCGTTCGCCGAGGTCGCCGCGCACGTACTGGAGCGGTTCGTCCCGCTGCGCAGCGTCTCGGCCGACGCGCACGAGGGCCCGGGCGGCCCGGCGTCCTCGGAGGCGGTACGCCGCTCGCAGGCCCTGGTGCGGCGGTTCGCCGCCGACGGCATGGTGCAGAACCTCCTCGACGCGGTGCAGCTGCTGCGGCACGCCACGGAAGGCGAACGGCACCGGGGCTCCGACACGGCGTTGTGGAGCGAGCTGGCGGAGACCCTGCTGCGGCTGTGGGAACTCCAGGGCGGCCGGGCGCTGCTGCGCGAGGCGCACGAGGCGGCCCGTACGGCCGCGCAGAACGGCGGGGCACGGGCTCGCACGGCCCTCGGGCGGGTGCTGCACAGGGAGGCGGGGGAGCGGCGCGCGGCCGGTGACGGGCGCGGCGCGCTGGACCTGCTGCGCCGTGCGGACCGGGAGTTCACCGCCGTGTGCGCGACCGCGGGGCTGGAGCCGTGGCACGCCCTGGAGATCACCCTGGAGCGGGTGCGGGTCCTGGAGGAGCAGTGGCGGCTCGGCGGCGACAGCGGGCTGCTCCAGGAGACCGTCGGGATGCTGGAGGCGTTCGCCGACGCCTGGCCGTACGACGAGGCCCAGCCCTCCGGCCTGCCGCTGGCGCACGGCCGGGCGCTGCTGCGGCTGGCCGGCACGGCCGCCGACCGGGAACAGGCCGAGGCACACGCCCAGCAGGCGGCTGCCTCGCTGACGCACGCGGCCGACGCGATGGCCGCGGAGGGCGCGCCCGAGGACGCCCGGCTGTGGGCCCGGCTGGACCTGGTGGACGCGCTGCTGACGCTCGGCGGCGACGCGCTGGACCGGGCGGGCCGGCTGGTCGAGGAGGTGGGGGAGGCAGCGCAGGGACCGGACGAGCGGGCCGCCGTCCTGATGCGCGCCGCCCGGCTGGCGGTGCGGCGCTTCGAGGCGGACGGCGACGT includes these proteins:
- a CDS encoding SAV_2336 N-terminal domain-related protein, which produces MRDRAGRPTAPQSWADVVAALRSAGLDPDAGELADALWLAQWSRPRGGAAEQESGGGTAAAGSGPPGGQASAPARTGTPPGGTGTDREPPGDASAGPPAASRVALYPDGQELPGAGPDGTGAPAGPYGTGLPVGVPAAPALPDLLALQRALRPLQRYRSAAPAVRHVLDERATAERSARSGGLVMPVFRAVPRAEASLQLVMDAASSMCVWDRLLYELQQVFAQLGAFRDVQVHFLHQGPDGAPAVSRRFEPGHAPLRSADQLSDPTGRRVTVLVSDCAGPLWRSGHAHRLLHRLARQGPLAVLQPLPQRMWSRTRLPVSYGTLRRGEGPSYATALHFTGDTAQAAPGALPVPVLPPAAGALAAWAKLLSGTGAGQVPAAVGWLRADQPPAPAPRPRDPLPAAEVVARFRRAASPGAAQLAVYLAAAPLCLPVMQLVQRTMLPGTGPAELSEVLLGGLLTRTDGESMAGGPWYEFVKGVQEVLLGPLGRDEALLVLKHCSAYVEQRFGKGGPNFPALAIAQLTGDRAADAVESVARLRTHPLPDGPGVRAPQPFAEVAAHVLERFVPLRSVSADAHEGPGGPASSEAVRRSQALVRRFAADGMVQNLLDAVQLLRHATEGERHRGSDTALWSELAETLLRLWELQGGRALLREAHEAARTAAQNGGARARTALGRVLHREAGERRAAGDGRGALDLLRRADREFTAVCATAGLEPWHALEITLERVRVLEEQWRLGGDSGLLQETVGMLEAFADAWPYDEAQPSGLPLAHGRALLRLAGTAADREQAEAHAQQAAASLTHAADAMAAEGAPEDARLWARLDLVDALLTLGGDALDRAGRLVEEVGEAAQGPDERAAVLMRAARLAVRRFEADGDVSHLAEADRRYEAACRAVPRDREGYGDLIEEWGDALLRRAREPGGRAVIHRTVRVLRDCRMETAAGDPRLARRLLALGRALMLRRSDDDRVDLREAEHLFGLAAQSAPDPMVRAECFLELGGTHRLAHRRSRLDAQLEQAADAYRRAADAARAAQEEAADPAPAVRLCARAYHLRGEVYEDARRPRAARDAYRLALEEWRRLPDGGGPAAEETSRRIVDIGR